A genomic region of Thermodesulfovibrio aggregans contains the following coding sequences:
- a CDS encoding inositol monophosphatase family protein translates to MEINFLRNIGQKIFKEISLVKPQFNRTSLGRGASGDTTFPIDKLVEDRIIEAFEKENIKVNLISEEKGENLVDSSYPTLIVDPIDGSKNAVSGIPFFSTSIAIADGNTLNNLKLGYIINLINGDEFWAIRKDGAFFNGDRIRVNNATSPIIIAFEASSPYKAIKNIIPVFKIANRVRCFGSTALDLAYLSAGALSVFIVPTPSRIFDFSAGILIAKEYGAIVTDIEGNSIENLPVNFDTKTTLLVSTSEILHKKILDLIK, encoded by the coding sequence ATGGAGATAAATTTTTTAAGAAATATTGGTCAAAAAATATTTAAAGAAATATCACTGGTTAAGCCACAGTTCAACAGAACTTCATTAGGCAGAGGAGCCTCAGGAGATACTACATTTCCTATTGATAAATTAGTTGAAGACAGAATAATTGAAGCATTTGAAAAAGAAAATATAAAAGTTAATTTAATTTCAGAAGAAAAAGGAGAAAATTTAGTAGATTCAAGTTATCCCACCCTTATAGTTGATCCAATTGACGGAAGTAAAAACGCAGTATCAGGTATTCCTTTTTTTTCCACATCAATTGCAATAGCTGACGGGAATACTTTAAATAACCTTAAATTAGGATATATTATAAATCTCATAAATGGAGATGAATTTTGGGCAATAAGAAAAGATGGGGCTTTTTTTAATGGAGATAGAATTAGGGTTAATAATGCTACATCACCAATAATTATTGCCTTTGAGGCATCCAGCCCCTATAAAGCCATTAAGAATATTATACCTGTATTTAAAATTGCAAACAGAGTAAGATGTTTTGGAAGCACTGCCTTAGACCTTGCTTATCTCTCTGCAGGGGCTCTTAGCGTATTTATTGTTCCAACTCCTTCTAGAATTTTTGACTTTTCAGCAGGAATTTTAATTGCAAAGGAATATGGTGCAATTGTTACTGATATTGAAGGTAATTCTATTGAAAATTTACCAGTTAATTTTGACACAAAAACCACGCTTTTAGTTTCTACCAGTGAGATACTTCATAAAAAAATTCTGGATTTAATAAAATAA